CAGACGCTCTCTGTGCTCCTGCTTGTATCCTCTGTACGTTATACCGGCTCATCCCCTTTCTTCCAAACGACAGCTAACCAAAGTCCTAGCTCTACCTATCTCTTTATCTCGGTCTCGTTCCGCTTAACGAGACTGTCCAGCAAGAAATCATCCCCGTCGTACGTCCAccttttcttccactccaCCAacccttctccatcccagAACTCCAGCTAACATATATCCTGCTCTGCGTCTTTCATTTAGCTCCCTTTCTATGCTCTAATATCTTTCGGATGCTACCTTCTCGGCCGCCTGGGTCTAGCCATCTTCACTTTCCACGATGTGCCCGAGGCACACGAGGAGCTGCAAGGTGAAATTGAACAGGCTAAAGCTGAACTGCGCCGCGTGAACGTTGACGTCGATTAAATCCACGAAATTTACGC
This is a stretch of genomic DNA from Aspergillus puulaauensis MK2 DNA, chromosome 8, nearly complete sequence. It encodes these proteins:
- a CDS encoding dolichol-phosphate mannosyltransferase subunit 3 (COG:G;~EggNog:ENOG410PQTQ;~InterPro:IPR013174;~PFAM:PF08285;~TransMembrane:2 (i7-24o36-54i);~go_process: GO:0006486 - protein glycosylation [Evidence IEA]) produces the protein MTRAQQTLSVLLLVSSLYLSLYLGLVPLNETVQQEIIPVLPFYALISFGCYLLGRLGLAIFTFHDVPEAHEELQGEIEQAKAELRRVNVDVD